One part of the Bacillus sp. FJAT-27916 genome encodes these proteins:
- a CDS encoding YezD family protein has protein sequence MSRKEQANKAAIEQIIRFLIEIDYGKVEIKIHDSQITQIEKGEKYRLAVKK, from the coding sequence ATGTCTCGTAAAGAACAGGCCAATAAAGCAGCCATTGAGCAGATTATTCGTTTCCTCATAGAGATAGATTACGGAAAGGTTGAAATAAAAATCCATGATTCACAAATTACCCAAATCGAAAAGGGAGAAAAATACCGGTTAGCCGTCAAGAAATAG